Genomic window (Candidatus Gracilibacteria bacterium):
TCTGAATCGGGGAGAATATTGCGAGCTCATGGAGTCTCTATCGAGTATCTGATGGAGAAATATGGTGAACTGCCATTGCCTCCGTATATCGAATATACAAAAGAAAAAGAGAAAGACTACCAAACGAGTTTCGCTGACAAGAATGGTTCTGTCGCGGCACCAACCGCATCGTTGCATTTCACTCAGGAATTGCTCGAGAAAATTCATATTCCCAAAGAGTATGTGACGCTCCATGTCGGTCTTGGGACATTCAAGGGAATTGATGTCGAAGATATTCGTGAATATCAGATTCATCAGGAAACAATCGAGATTGAACTCGTACTTTTCGAGAAAATCGCATCCTATAAGAAACAAGGTAGAAAACTCATTGCCGTCGGAACAACGGTCTGTCGGACACTGGAATCGCTTCCTTCTCTCTGGCAATCTCTGGATCTCGAAGCAAAAGAAATTTTCGATACTGAGACTACTCAATACTGGGATACTCTTTCTTCATCTATTCCATCAAACCATTGGATTGATTCGATTATCTTGAATCTTGAATCTTGAATCTTGAATTTCTCAACTTCTATCTATATTACTCCTGGTTATCAATTCCAGGTGGTTGATGAACTCATCACGAATTTCCATCTTCCAGAATCATCACTTCTCGTTCTTGTCAGTGCTTTTGCAGGAAAAGAAAACAGAGAAAAACTCTATCGGCATGCAATCCACGAAAAATACCGATTTTTTAGTTTCGGGGATGGCATATATATACGATGAAAATAAAAAAAGAGCAAGACACTTTTCTTGCTCAGTATAGAGGTTTCGATATAATTCCGATC
Coding sequences:
- a CDS encoding S-adenosylmethionine:tRNA ribosyltransferase-isomerase — translated: MSLFDLKSYHYELPSELIAQEATHPHHDARLIVVDKKSGNIEHEGIFLDLAKILENDRVLFFNNSRVLPARIPLNNREILRPDGTSGTITDGEILFCQKLPGDTFEALVRPGAKFRIGTRILFPEGEIEVVAVSESGRILRAHGVSIEYLMEKYGELPLPPYIEYTKEKEKDYQTSFADKNGSVAAPTASLHFTQELLEKIHIPKEYVTLHVGLGTFKGIDVEDIREYQIHQETIEIELVLFEKIASYKKQGRKLIAVGTTVCRTLESLPSLWQSLDLEAKEIFDTETTQYWDTLSSSIPSNHWIDSIILNLESGILNFSTSIYITPGYQFQVVDELITNFHLPESSLLVLVSAFAGKENREKLYRHAIHEKYRFFSFGDGIYIRGK